The Anopheles coluzzii chromosome 2, AcolN3, whole genome shotgun sequence genome window below encodes:
- the LOC120948421 gene encoding monocarboxylate transporter 3, with protein MPPQNSIELTTKPEAENGATGKLLANGNGNGDTEKAKEDPPTTTLIVPPDGGWGWLVMVASFFCNVIVDGIVMNVGSFLGPIRDEFGVSEAEVALVSSLLSGFYLLTGPFVSALANRWGFRIVTIIGSVVAAVGFFVSQYATSIVFLYVTFGFIGGVGFCFIYVPSVITVGYYFEKWRAVATGIALCGSGVGTFIFSPVNAMLIESLGWRSALVAQAAIILLCIACGAIFRPIQPTEVTATKAADTPADKGILLGEGLPVVYTRPLPEGRYAYSMPNSSHNTWMGANPNYQYPTAAEIFRQGSGHNLDRRPSHTSGQLVSHNLQSTTKKLEKIQKRLAGQMTPDDTIHAHGYPTAHHELNPVGEADEEETENGTLLAAPEQQSVTITTAAGRRHTVSGRRPNEPASSRHGSRRTLNDGARPMYRDDIFFTGSLARIPQYKSQTSLGYHMSVTRLPTQADVEETETEQCMVCPEAVRRTLVTMLDMSLLKSISFMMLAFSGFLTMMGFFVPFLYVKQRAVAGGMADEVSTFIVSAIGISNTIARVVCGVLTSFKNINALHLNNVAITLGGIATMMSGMYITEVYQFTYAAIFGLAIACFSALRSILVVDLMGLEKLTNAFGILCLFQGIAAFLGAPIAGYFTELTGTYDASFYISGALITLSAVLCYPLAFVNRWEKQRAAKKDSQKV; from the exons ATGCCGCCCCAAAACTCGATCGAGCTGACGACCAAACCGGAGGCGGAGAATGGCGCCACGGGCAAGCTGCTCGCCAACGGTAACGGTAACGGCGACACGGAGAAAGCAAAGGAGGATCCACCCACCACGACGCTGATCGTACCGCCGGACGGTGGCTGGGGCTGGCTGGTGATGGTTGCATCCTTCTTCTGCAACGTGATCGTCGACGGTATTGTGATGAACGTCGGCAGCTTCCTGGGCCCAATCCGCGACGAGTTTGGCGTAAGCGAGGCCGAAGTAGCACTGGTCAGCTCGCTGCTGAGCGGGTTCTACCTGCTGACCGGTCCGTTCGTCAGTGCGCTTGCTAACCGTTGGGGATTCCGGATCGTCACCATCATCGGATCGGTGGTGGCCGCTGTCGGCTTCTTCGTTTCCCAGTACGCGACGAGCATCGTGTTCCTGTACGTGACGTTCGGTTTCATTGGCGGGGTGGGCTTTTGCTTCATCTACGTCCCGTCGGTCATTACCGTCGGGTACTACTTCGAGAAGTGGCGTGCCGTGGCGACGGGCATTGCGCTGTGCGGTTCGGGCGTCGGTACGTTCATCTTCTCGCCCGTCAACGCGATGCTGATCGAGTCGCTCGGCTGGCGCAGTGCGCTGGTAGCACAGGCCGCCATCATACTGCTGTGCATTGCTTGCGGTGCCATCTTCCGCCCGATCCAACCGACCGAGGTGACGGCCACCAAAGCGGCAGACACACCGGCCGACAAGGGCATTCTGCTGGGCGAGGGCCTGCCGGTCGTCTACACGCGCCCGCTGCCCGAAGGCCGGTACGCGTACTCGATGCCGAACAGCTCGCACAACACGTGGATGGGAGCGAACCCGAACTACCAGTACCCGACGGCGGCCGAGATCTTCCGCCAGGGCAGTGGGCACAACCTCGATCGTCGTCCGTCGCACACCTCGGGCCAGCTGGTGAGCCACAACCTTCAGAGCACTACGAAGAAGCTGGAAAAGATCCAGAAGCGGCTCGCCGggcagatgactccggacgatacGATCCATGCGCACGGCTACCCGACGGCACACCACGAGCTCAATCCGGTCGGCGAGGCGGACGAGGAGGAGACGGAGAATGGCACGCTGCTGGCCGCGCCAGAGCAACAGTCTGTCACCATTACGACGGCGGCCGGTCGCCGGCACACCGTGTCGGGCAGACGGCCCAACGAACCGGCCAGCTCAAGACACGGCTCTAGGCGCACCCTGAACGATGGCGCACGTCCAATGTATCGTGATGATATCTTCTTCACCGGATCGCTGGCACGCATTCCCCAGTACAAGTCGCAGACCTCGCTCGGTTACCACATGTCCGTCACCCGGTTGCCTACCCAGGCCGATGTGGAGGAGACGGAGACGGAACAGTGCATGGTGTGCCCGGAGGCGGTCCGCCGCACGCTGGTCACTATGCTGGACATGTCGCTGCTGAAGTCCATCTCGTTCATGATGCTAGCGTTCAGCGGGTTCCTCACGATGATGGGCTTCTTCGTGCCGTTCCTGTACGTCAAGCAACGGGCGGTGGCCGGTGGTATGGCGGATGAAGTGTCGACGTTCATTGTATCGGCTATTG GCATTTCCAACACGATTGCTAGGGTGGTTTGTGGAGTGTTGACGTCGTTCAAGAACATTAACGCACTGCACCTGAACAACGTAGCGATCACACTCGGAGGAATAGCGACCATGATGAGTGGCATGTACATTACCGAGGTCTATCAGTTTACGTATGCAGCCATTTTCGGACTTGCCATCG CATGCTTCTCGGCACTCCGTTCAATTCTGGTCGTCGACCTGATGGGACTGGAAAAACTGACCAACGCCTTCGGTATACTGTGCCTGTTCCAGGGTATCGCCGCTTTCCTTGGTGCACCGATTGCTG GATACTTTACCGAGCTGACCGGTACCTATGACGCGTCGTTCTACATTTCCGGTGCACTAATTACGCTCTCGGCCGTTCTCTGCTACCCGCTAGCCTTTGTCAATCGATGGGAAAAGCAACGCGCTGCTAAAAAAGACTCACAGAAGGTGTAA